The following proteins are co-located in the Podarcis raffonei isolate rPodRaf1 chromosome 5, rPodRaf1.pri, whole genome shotgun sequence genome:
- the SLITRK3 gene encoding SLIT and NTRK-like protein 3 isoform X1 — protein MKSPTADPPRKRRMLWIILLSTIAVAWTTPIPLIEDSEEIEESCFDPCYCEVKESLFHIHCDNKGFINISQITESWSRPFKLYLQRNSMRRLYTNSFLHLNNAVSINLGNNALQDIQTGAFNGLRILKRLYLHENKLDIFRNDTFLGLESLEYLQADYNVIKRIESGAFRNLSKLRVLILNDNLIPILPTNLFKSVSLTHLDLRGNRLKVLSYRGMLDHIGRSLMEIQLEENPWNCTCDIVQLKSWLERIPYTALVGDITCETPFHFHGKDLREIKRNKLCPMLSDSELVSIGAPQLPSSKENAWPTKPSSMLSSFHFTASSVEYKTSIKQPRPTKQPRAHKPPPTPRGLYPAPNQPPIAGYQTRPPIPIICPTGCSCSLHINDLGLTVNCKERGFHNISELLPRPVNAKKLVLSGNLIQKIYRSDFWNFSSLDLLHLGNNRISYVQDGAFVNLPNLKSLYLNGNDIEKLTPGMFRGLQSLHYLYFEYNQIREIQPAAFSLMPNLKLLFLNDNLLRNLPTDAFAGTSLTRLNLRNNKFLYLPVAGVLEHLNAIVQIDLKLNPWDCTCDLVPLKQWIEAISSVIMVGDVLCASPDNLTHRDIRSVELEVLCPEMLHAAAASPAPPAWGHPSPTSPSPYELPPAGGGPVPLSVLILSLLVLFFSAVFIAAGLFAFVLRRRHKKLPFRNKQRQETLDLTGIQMQCHHLFEEGGGGGGGGLSASPEKAPPVGHVYDYIPHPVTQMCNNPIYKPREEDEVVAGEPGQPGDMLLGGGGGAGSGGGGGGGGVGCAGEQFADPTKDGGSSSCYRTLLEKEKEWSLAVSSSQLNTIVTTNHHPHPHPPGGGIGGGLPLLGELALVPPVFHHEKNGGVVLFPPSGAILDSRDRPPLAPPCTVGFVDCLYGTVPKLKELHVHPPGMQYPDLQQDARLKETLLFSADNAPELERQQLVQGYPMTFWLKTDLNLTQAFYALDQTASRKSCPKQFTDQSRQGRR, from the coding sequence ATGAAGTCTCCGACAGCCGACCCTCCCCGTAAGAGAAGGATGTTGTGGATTATTCTTCTAAGCACAATTGCTGTAGCGTGGACTACCCCCATCCCCTTGATAGAGGACTCGGAGGAGATTGAGGAGTCTTGCTTCGATCCTTGTTACTGTGAAGTCAAAGAAAGCCTTTTTCACATACACTGCGACAACAAGGGATTTATAAATATTAGCCAGATAACGGAGTCCTGGTCGAGACCTTTCAAACTTTACCTGCAGAGGAACTCCATGAGGAGATTATATACTAACAGTTTTCTCCACCTGAACAACGCCGTGTCGATCAACCTGGGGAACAACGCACTACAAGACATTCAGACGGGAGCCTTTAACGGCCTCAGAATCCTGAAGAGGCTGTACCTGCATGAGAACAAATTGGACATCTTCAGAAATGACACTTTCCTGGGCTTGGAGAGTCTGGAATATCTGCAGGCAGATTACAATGTCATTAAGCGGATCGAGAGCGGGGCATTTCGGAACCTGAGCAAGCTCCGGGTCCTGATCTTGAATGACAACCTTATCCCCATCCTCCCCACCAATTTGTTTAAGTCGGTGTCCTTAACTCACTTGGACTTGCGTGGAAACAGGTTGAAAGTGCTCTCCTACCGAGGGATGCTGGATCACATTGGCAGGAGCCTGATGGAGATCCAGCTGGAGGAGAACCCGTGGAACTGTACCTGTGATATTGTCCAGCTGAAGAGCTGGCTGGAGCGCATCCCTTACACTGCCCTTGTGGGAGACATAACCTGTGAGACCCCTTTCCACTTCCACGGGAAGGACCTGAGGGAAATTAAGAGGAATAAACTCTGCCCAATGCTGTCTGACTCAGAGCTGGTCAGCATCGGTGCCCCTCAGTTGCCCTCGAGCAAGGAGAACGCGTGGCCTACTAAGCCTTCTTCCATGCTGTCCTCTTTCCATTTCACTGCTTCCTCTGTCGAATACAAAACTTCCATTAAGCAGCCCAGGCCCACCAAACAGCCCAGGGCACACAAGCCACCCCCGACACCTCGAGGCCTATACCCTGCACCCAACCAGCCCCCGATAGCTGGTTACCAGACGAGGCCACCCATCCCCATCATCTGCCCTACTGGCTGCTCATGCAGTTTGCACATCAATGACTTGGGCCTGACAGTCAACTGCAAGGAAAGAGGGTTCCACAATATTTCCGAGCTCCTGCCCAGGCCCGTCAACGCCAAGAAGCTGGTCCTGAGCGGTAATTTGATACAGAAAATTTACCGTTCCGATTTCTGGAATTTTTCTTCCCTGGATCTCCTGCATTTGGGGAACAACCGGATCTCCTATGTTCAGGACGGGGCCTTTGTCAACCTGCCCAACCTGAAGAGCCTGTACCTGAACGGCAATGACATTGAGAAGCTGACCCCAGGCATGTTCAGGGGTCTGCAGAGCCTGCACTATCTGTATTTTGAGTACAACCAGATCAGGGAGATCCAGCCCGCTGCCTTCAGTCTCATGCCCAACCTGAAGCTTCTCTTCCTCAACGACAACCTCCTGAGGAACCTGCCTACAGATGCCTTTGCAGGCACCTCTCTGACCAGGCTCAACCTGAGGAACAATAAATTCCTGTACTTGCCCGTGGCTGGTGTTCTGGAGCACCTTAACGCCATTGTGCAGATTGACCTGAAGCTCAACCCGTGGGATTGCACGTGTGACCTGGTGCCTCTCAAGCAGTGGATCGAGGCCATCAGCTCCGTCATCATGGTGGGGGATGTCCTCTGCGCCAGCCCAGACAACCTTACCCACAGAGACATCCGCTCTGTGGAGCTGGAGGTACTCTGCCCCGAGATGTtgcatgctgctgctgcctcgccaGCCCCTCCAGCGTGGGGCCACCCTAGCCCCACCAGCCCGTCGCCCTATGAGCTCCCCCCGGCTGGGGGAGGCCCGGTGCCCCTCTCCGTGCTCATCCTCAGCCTCCTTGTACTGTTCTTCTCGGCGGTCTTCATTGCTGCGGGCCTTTTCGCCTTCGTCCTGCGCAGGCGTCACAAGAAGCTACCCTTCCGGAACAAGCAGCGGCAGGAGACCCTCGACTTGACGGGCATCCAGATGCAGTGCCACCACCTCTTCGAGGAGGGAGGCGGCGGAGGTGGCGGGGGACTCAGCGCCTCCCCGGAAAAGGCACCCCCGGTGGGGCACGTCTACGACTACATCCCGCATCCAGTGACCCAGATGTGCAACAACCCCATCTACAAGCCCCGCGAGGAGGACGAAGTGGTGGCGGGGGAGCCGGGTCAACCTGGGGACATGCttttgggaggtggtggtggtgctggtagtggtggtggtggaggaggaggaggagttggctGTGCAGGGGAACAGTTTGCCGACCCCACAAAGGACGGTGGGAGCAGCAGCTGCTACAGGACCttgctggagaaggagaaggagtggAGCTTGGCCGTGTCCAGCTCGCAGCTCAACACCATAGTGACCACCAACCATCACCCGCACCCGCACCCGCCCGGCGGGGGGATTGGAGGGGGGCTGCCTCTCCTGGGGGAGCTAGCGCTGGTGCCGCCTGTCTTCCACCACGAAAAGAACGGTGGGGTGGTGCTCTTCCCCCCTAGTGGTGCCATTCTAGACAGCAGGGACAGGCCGCCTTTGGCACCACCGTGCACGGTGGGCTTTGTGGACTGCCTCTACGGCACGGTGCCCAAATTAAAGGAACTGCACGTGCACCCCCCTGGCATGCAATATCCAGACCTGCAGCAGGACGCCAGGCTGAAAGAGACCCTCCTCTTCTCGGCTG
- the SLITRK3 gene encoding SLIT and NTRK-like protein 3 isoform X2, with protein MKSPTADPPRKRRMLWIILLSTIAVAWTTPIPLIEDSEEIEESCFDPCYCEVKESLFHIHCDNKGFINISQITESWSRPFKLYLQRNSMRRLYTNSFLHLNNAVSINLGNNALQDIQTGAFNGLRILKRLYLHENKLDIFRNDTFLGLESLEYLQADYNVIKRIESGAFRNLSKLRVLILNDNLIPILPTNLFKSVSLTHLDLRGNRLKVLSYRGMLDHIGRSLMEIQLEENPWNCTCDIVQLKSWLERIPYTALVGDITCETPFHFHGKDLREIKRNKLCPMLSDSELVSIGAPQLPSSKENAWPTKPSSMLSSFHFTASSVEYKTSIKQPRPTKQPRAHKPPPTPRGLYPAPNQPPIAGYQTRPPIPIICPTGCSCSLHINDLGLTVNCKERGFHNISELLPRPVNAKKLVLSGNLIQKIYRSDFWNFSSLDLLHLGNNRISYVQDGAFVNLPNLKSLYLNGNDIEKLTPGMFRGLQSLHYLYFEYNQIREIQPAAFSLMPNLKLLFLNDNLLRNLPTDAFAGTSLTRLNLRNNKFLYLPVAGVLEHLNAIVQIDLKLNPWDCTCDLVPLKQWIEAISSVIMVGDVLCASPDNLTHRDIRSVELEVLCPEMLHAAAASPAPPAWGHPSPTSPSPYELPPAGGGPVPLSVLILSLLVLFFSAVFIAAGLFAFVLRRRHKKLPFRNKQRQETLDLTGIQMQCHHLFEEGGGGGGGGLSASPEKAPPVGHVYDYIPHPVTQMCNNPIYKPREEDEVVAGEPGQPGDMLLGGGGGAGSGGGGGGGGVGCAGEQFADPTKDGGSSSCYRTLLEKEKEWSLAVSSSQLNTIVTTNHHPHPHPPGGGIGGGLPLLGELALVPPVFHHEKNGGVVLFPPSGAILDSRDRPPLAPPCTVGFVDCLYGTVPKLKELHVHPPGMQYPDLQQDARLKETLLFSAGKGFPDHHQPPQSEYLELRAKLQTKPDYLEVLEKTTYRF; from the coding sequence ATGAAGTCTCCGACAGCCGACCCTCCCCGTAAGAGAAGGATGTTGTGGATTATTCTTCTAAGCACAATTGCTGTAGCGTGGACTACCCCCATCCCCTTGATAGAGGACTCGGAGGAGATTGAGGAGTCTTGCTTCGATCCTTGTTACTGTGAAGTCAAAGAAAGCCTTTTTCACATACACTGCGACAACAAGGGATTTATAAATATTAGCCAGATAACGGAGTCCTGGTCGAGACCTTTCAAACTTTACCTGCAGAGGAACTCCATGAGGAGATTATATACTAACAGTTTTCTCCACCTGAACAACGCCGTGTCGATCAACCTGGGGAACAACGCACTACAAGACATTCAGACGGGAGCCTTTAACGGCCTCAGAATCCTGAAGAGGCTGTACCTGCATGAGAACAAATTGGACATCTTCAGAAATGACACTTTCCTGGGCTTGGAGAGTCTGGAATATCTGCAGGCAGATTACAATGTCATTAAGCGGATCGAGAGCGGGGCATTTCGGAACCTGAGCAAGCTCCGGGTCCTGATCTTGAATGACAACCTTATCCCCATCCTCCCCACCAATTTGTTTAAGTCGGTGTCCTTAACTCACTTGGACTTGCGTGGAAACAGGTTGAAAGTGCTCTCCTACCGAGGGATGCTGGATCACATTGGCAGGAGCCTGATGGAGATCCAGCTGGAGGAGAACCCGTGGAACTGTACCTGTGATATTGTCCAGCTGAAGAGCTGGCTGGAGCGCATCCCTTACACTGCCCTTGTGGGAGACATAACCTGTGAGACCCCTTTCCACTTCCACGGGAAGGACCTGAGGGAAATTAAGAGGAATAAACTCTGCCCAATGCTGTCTGACTCAGAGCTGGTCAGCATCGGTGCCCCTCAGTTGCCCTCGAGCAAGGAGAACGCGTGGCCTACTAAGCCTTCTTCCATGCTGTCCTCTTTCCATTTCACTGCTTCCTCTGTCGAATACAAAACTTCCATTAAGCAGCCCAGGCCCACCAAACAGCCCAGGGCACACAAGCCACCCCCGACACCTCGAGGCCTATACCCTGCACCCAACCAGCCCCCGATAGCTGGTTACCAGACGAGGCCACCCATCCCCATCATCTGCCCTACTGGCTGCTCATGCAGTTTGCACATCAATGACTTGGGCCTGACAGTCAACTGCAAGGAAAGAGGGTTCCACAATATTTCCGAGCTCCTGCCCAGGCCCGTCAACGCCAAGAAGCTGGTCCTGAGCGGTAATTTGATACAGAAAATTTACCGTTCCGATTTCTGGAATTTTTCTTCCCTGGATCTCCTGCATTTGGGGAACAACCGGATCTCCTATGTTCAGGACGGGGCCTTTGTCAACCTGCCCAACCTGAAGAGCCTGTACCTGAACGGCAATGACATTGAGAAGCTGACCCCAGGCATGTTCAGGGGTCTGCAGAGCCTGCACTATCTGTATTTTGAGTACAACCAGATCAGGGAGATCCAGCCCGCTGCCTTCAGTCTCATGCCCAACCTGAAGCTTCTCTTCCTCAACGACAACCTCCTGAGGAACCTGCCTACAGATGCCTTTGCAGGCACCTCTCTGACCAGGCTCAACCTGAGGAACAATAAATTCCTGTACTTGCCCGTGGCTGGTGTTCTGGAGCACCTTAACGCCATTGTGCAGATTGACCTGAAGCTCAACCCGTGGGATTGCACGTGTGACCTGGTGCCTCTCAAGCAGTGGATCGAGGCCATCAGCTCCGTCATCATGGTGGGGGATGTCCTCTGCGCCAGCCCAGACAACCTTACCCACAGAGACATCCGCTCTGTGGAGCTGGAGGTACTCTGCCCCGAGATGTtgcatgctgctgctgcctcgccaGCCCCTCCAGCGTGGGGCCACCCTAGCCCCACCAGCCCGTCGCCCTATGAGCTCCCCCCGGCTGGGGGAGGCCCGGTGCCCCTCTCCGTGCTCATCCTCAGCCTCCTTGTACTGTTCTTCTCGGCGGTCTTCATTGCTGCGGGCCTTTTCGCCTTCGTCCTGCGCAGGCGTCACAAGAAGCTACCCTTCCGGAACAAGCAGCGGCAGGAGACCCTCGACTTGACGGGCATCCAGATGCAGTGCCACCACCTCTTCGAGGAGGGAGGCGGCGGAGGTGGCGGGGGACTCAGCGCCTCCCCGGAAAAGGCACCCCCGGTGGGGCACGTCTACGACTACATCCCGCATCCAGTGACCCAGATGTGCAACAACCCCATCTACAAGCCCCGCGAGGAGGACGAAGTGGTGGCGGGGGAGCCGGGTCAACCTGGGGACATGCttttgggaggtggtggtggtgctggtagtggtggtggtggaggaggaggaggagttggctGTGCAGGGGAACAGTTTGCCGACCCCACAAAGGACGGTGGGAGCAGCAGCTGCTACAGGACCttgctggagaaggagaaggagtggAGCTTGGCCGTGTCCAGCTCGCAGCTCAACACCATAGTGACCACCAACCATCACCCGCACCCGCACCCGCCCGGCGGGGGGATTGGAGGGGGGCTGCCTCTCCTGGGGGAGCTAGCGCTGGTGCCGCCTGTCTTCCACCACGAAAAGAACGGTGGGGTGGTGCTCTTCCCCCCTAGTGGTGCCATTCTAGACAGCAGGGACAGGCCGCCTTTGGCACCACCGTGCACGGTGGGCTTTGTGGACTGCCTCTACGGCACGGTGCCCAAATTAAAGGAACTGCACGTGCACCCCCCTGGCATGCAATATCCAGACCTGCAGCAGGACGCCAGGCTGAAAGAGACCCTCCTCTTCTCGGCTGGTAAGGGCTTCCCAGACCACCACCAACCCCCCCAAAGCGAATACCTCGAGTTAAGGGCCAAACTCCAAACCAAGCCGGATTACCTCGAAGTCCTGGAGAAGACCACTTATAggttttga